The following are from one region of the Mesorhizobium sp. B4-1-4 genome:
- a CDS encoding ABC transporter ATP-binding protein codes for MTSAIAVDRLEVIFDRFRALKGVSLEVREGESYGLVGESGSGKSTLLRAIAGLAPVSSGSIAVNGKTLGARRDKAFYREVQMVFQDPYGSLHPRQTVDRLLQEPLAIHGFADGEKRIERALDEVGLGNGFRFRYAHQLSGGQRQRVAIARALILEPSILLLDEPTSALDASVQAEVLNLLEEVRRRRKLTFLMVSHDLAIITHMCERLMVMQNGEAVETLTASQLIGHRVNADYTRNLLRASEGFVRA; via the coding sequence ATGACGTCAGCGATTGCCGTCGACAGGCTGGAGGTGATCTTCGACCGCTTTCGCGCGCTGAAGGGCGTCAGCCTGGAGGTCAGGGAAGGAGAGTCCTATGGGCTTGTCGGCGAAAGCGGCTCCGGCAAGTCGACATTGCTAAGAGCGATTGCCGGCCTCGCACCGGTCTCCTCCGGCAGCATCGCCGTCAACGGCAAGACGCTCGGCGCGCGCCGCGACAAGGCTTTTTACCGCGAAGTGCAGATGGTTTTTCAAGACCCATATGGCTCGCTGCATCCGCGCCAGACCGTCGACCGCCTGCTGCAGGAGCCGCTTGCCATCCACGGCTTCGCCGACGGCGAAAAGCGCATCGAACGCGCGCTGGACGAAGTCGGGCTCGGCAACGGTTTTCGCTTCCGCTACGCGCACCAGCTCTCGGGCGGCCAACGCCAACGTGTCGCCATTGCCCGCGCGCTGATCCTTGAACCCTCGATCCTCCTGCTCGACGAGCCGACCTCGGCGCTCGACGCCTCGGTGCAGGCCGAAGTGCTGAACCTGCTCGAAGAGGTGCGACGGCGGCGCAAGCTCACCTTCCTGATGGTCAGCCACGACCTCGCCATCATCACCCATATGTGCGAGCGGCTGATGGTGATGCAGAACGGCGAGGCGGTGGAGACGCTGACCGCCAGCCAGTTGATCGGCCACCGCGTGAATGCGGACTATACGCGGAATTTGCTCAGGGCGAGCGAGGGGTTTGTGCGGGCCTGA
- the nikC gene encoding nickel transporter permease: MSAEAIQSRRDWLLSERPASRMQARFGRAYVAWRRFSANRLAFVGLLIIIALLVIAALAGVLAPYSPTVGDLKNARLLAPSAQHWFGTDDLGRDIYSRILYGSRWTLYVVILVAIIAAPIGLLVGTVAGYAGGWTDAILMRITDIFLAFPKLILALAFVAALGPGIENAVLAIAITSWPPYARIARAETLTVRNSDYIKAVQLMGASPARIVLRHIMPLCISSLIIRVTLDMAGIILTAAGLGFLGLGAQPPLPEWGTMIASGRRFVLDQWWVAGAPGFAILIVSLGFNLLGDGLRDALDPRSGDQ; encoded by the coding sequence ATGAGCGCCGAGGCGATCCAGAGCCGTCGCGACTGGCTGCTCAGCGAGCGGCCGGCCTCCCGCATGCAGGCAAGGTTCGGCCGCGCCTATGTCGCATGGCGGCGCTTTTCCGCCAATCGGCTGGCCTTTGTCGGCCTGCTGATCATCATCGCGCTGCTGGTCATTGCCGCTCTTGCCGGCGTGCTGGCGCCCTATTCGCCGACTGTCGGCGACCTGAAGAACGCGCGGCTGCTGGCGCCGAGCGCGCAGCACTGGTTCGGCACCGACGACCTTGGCCGCGACATCTATTCGCGCATCCTCTACGGCTCGCGCTGGACGCTCTATGTGGTCATTCTGGTCGCCATCATCGCCGCCCCGATCGGTCTTCTCGTCGGCACCGTCGCCGGCTATGCCGGCGGCTGGACCGATGCCATCCTGATGCGCATCACCGATATCTTCCTCGCTTTCCCCAAGCTGATCCTGGCGCTGGCCTTTGTCGCCGCCCTCGGCCCCGGCATCGAGAATGCGGTGCTTGCCATCGCCATCACGTCCTGGCCACCCTATGCGCGCATCGCGCGTGCCGAAACGCTGACCGTGCGCAACTCCGACTACATCAAGGCGGTGCAGCTGATGGGCGCGTCGCCCGCCCGCATCGTGCTGCGCCACATCATGCCGCTCTGCATCTCCTCGCTGATCATTCGTGTGACGCTCGATATGGCCGGCATCATCCTCACCGCCGCCGGCCTCGGCTTCCTCGGCCTCGGCGCGCAGCCGCCGCTGCCCGAATGGGGCACCATGATCGCCTCGGGCCGCCGCTTCGTGCTCGACCAATGGTGGGTGGCCGGCGCGCCGGGCTTCGCGATCCTCATCGTCAGCCTCGGCTTCAACCTGCTTGGCGATGGCCTGCGCGACGCGCTCGATCCCCGCAGCGGTGACCAATGA
- a CDS encoding efflux RND transporter permease subunit, with translation MKGFNLSDWALNHRSLVWYFMLVFVVAGVFSYLNLGREEDPAFTIKTMIVQANWPGASVNETVRQVTDRIEKKLEELDSLDYTKSVTTAGQTVIFVNLKPTTRARHVVPTWLEVRNMVNDIRNQFPQGVQGPFFNDRFGDVYGNIYAFTSDGLTPRQLRDYVEDVRTRILTVPNAGKVDLVGAQDEAIYLEFSTRQIAALGLNQQAIVASLQAQNAITPSGVIQSGPERISVRVGGQFTSEESLRAINLRVNDRFFRLSDVATITRGYVDPPTALFRFNGQDAIGLAIGMKPNANLLQFGEALHEEMNKVLADLPVGVGVHLVADQPVIVEEAVSGFTRALFEAVAIVLAVSFISLGMRAGFVVALSIPLVLAITFTVMEYLGISLQRISLGALIIALGLLVDDAMIAVEMMVARLEGGDNLRKAATYVYTSTAFPMLTGTLVTVAGFIPIGLNNSAAGEYTFTLFVVIAVSLLVSWIVAVLFAPLLGVTILPATMKAKHHDKPGRLTSLFRRVLVGSVRRHWLTIIVTVLLFAASIAGFGLVQQQFFPPSDRPELVVDWNLPQNASIADTRDQMERFEQRALVGNPDIDHFSSYIGQGAVRFVLAYDVQPGNPYFGQTVIVTKSIEARNRVKAALEKLLREEFVGTDAFVKLLELGPPVGRPVQYRVGGPDIQTVRELAQHFAGLISVNPKLAAPTFDWNEPQRVLRVDVLQDKARQLGITSSDIASALNSTVGGATITQVRDATYLINVVARSREAERGSIETLQNMQLPTSTGEAIPLAAVANFRYDLEQPTVWRRDRIPTITVRAGLVGDALPATVVNELKPSVDAFITKLPPGYSVETAGSVEESAKSQGPIAAVVPLMLFVMATILMVQLQSFQRLFLVVAVAPLGLIGVVAALVPSGAPLGFVAILGVLALIGILIRNSVILIVQIEDLVTEGKDRWTAVIEATEHRMRPIALTAAAASLALIPIAREVFWGPMAYAMMGGIIAGTAITLLFLPALYVTWFRIKEPKREPEGNGVQGETVPEGGAV, from the coding sequence CGTCCAGGCCAACTGGCCAGGCGCCTCGGTCAACGAGACCGTGCGGCAGGTGACCGACCGCATCGAGAAGAAGCTGGAGGAGCTCGACAGCCTCGACTACACCAAATCGGTCACGACAGCCGGCCAGACCGTCATCTTCGTCAACCTGAAGCCGACCACCAGGGCGCGCCACGTCGTGCCGACCTGGCTTGAGGTGCGCAACATGGTGAACGACATCCGGAACCAGTTTCCGCAAGGCGTGCAGGGACCATTCTTCAACGACCGCTTCGGCGACGTCTACGGCAACATCTACGCCTTCACGTCGGATGGGCTGACGCCGCGCCAGCTGCGCGATTATGTCGAGGATGTCAGAACCAGAATCCTGACCGTGCCCAATGCCGGCAAGGTCGACCTGGTCGGCGCGCAAGACGAGGCGATCTATCTCGAATTCTCGACCCGCCAGATCGCGGCGCTCGGCCTCAACCAGCAGGCGATCGTGGCAAGCCTGCAGGCGCAGAACGCAATCACGCCATCCGGTGTCATCCAGTCCGGCCCGGAGCGCATCAGCGTGCGCGTCGGCGGCCAGTTCACCTCGGAGGAGAGCCTGCGCGCCATCAACCTGCGCGTCAACGACCGCTTCTTCCGCCTGAGCGACGTAGCGACAATCACACGTGGCTATGTCGATCCGCCGACGGCGCTATTCCGGTTCAATGGCCAGGACGCGATCGGGCTCGCCATCGGCATGAAACCCAACGCCAACCTGCTGCAATTCGGCGAGGCGCTGCATGAGGAGATGAACAAGGTGCTGGCCGACCTGCCGGTCGGCGTCGGCGTGCATCTGGTTGCCGACCAGCCTGTCATCGTCGAGGAAGCGGTTTCAGGGTTCACCCGCGCGCTGTTCGAGGCGGTCGCCATCGTGCTCGCGGTGTCGTTCATCAGCCTCGGCATGCGCGCCGGCTTCGTGGTGGCGCTGTCGATCCCGCTGGTGCTGGCCATCACCTTCACCGTTATGGAATATCTCGGCATATCGCTGCAGCGCATTTCGCTGGGCGCGCTGATCATCGCGCTTGGGCTCTTGGTCGACGACGCGATGATCGCGGTCGAGATGATGGTGGCGAGGCTCGAAGGGGGCGACAATCTGCGCAAGGCGGCGACCTATGTCTACACATCGACCGCCTTCCCGATGCTGACCGGGACGCTGGTGACGGTTGCCGGCTTCATCCCGATCGGCCTCAACAACAGCGCCGCCGGCGAATACACCTTCACGCTGTTCGTCGTCATCGCCGTGTCGCTGCTGGTGTCATGGATCGTGGCGGTGCTGTTTGCGCCACTGCTTGGCGTCACCATCCTGCCGGCGACGATGAAGGCCAAGCACCACGACAAGCCCGGCCGCCTCACGTCGCTGTTTCGAAGGGTCCTTGTCGGCTCGGTGCGCCGCCACTGGCTGACCATCATCGTCACGGTGCTTCTCTTCGCCGCTTCGATCGCCGGTTTCGGTCTCGTCCAGCAGCAGTTCTTCCCGCCATCCGACCGGCCGGAGCTGGTCGTCGACTGGAACCTGCCGCAGAACGCGTCGATCGCCGATACGCGCGACCAGATGGAGCGGTTCGAGCAGCGGGCGCTGGTCGGCAATCCAGACATCGACCATTTCTCGTCCTATATCGGCCAGGGCGCGGTGCGCTTCGTGCTGGCCTATGACGTGCAGCCGGGCAACCCCTATTTCGGCCAGACCGTGATCGTCACCAAGAGCATCGAAGCCCGCAACCGGGTCAAGGCCGCGCTGGAGAAGCTGCTGCGCGAGGAATTCGTCGGCACCGACGCCTTCGTCAAGCTGCTCGAACTCGGACCGCCGGTCGGCCGTCCTGTCCAGTACCGCGTCGGCGGACCCGACATCCAGACGGTGCGAGAACTGGCGCAACACTTCGCCGGCCTCATCTCGGTCAATCCGAAGCTCGCCGCGCCGACCTTCGACTGGAACGAACCGCAGCGTGTGCTGAGGGTCGACGTGCTGCAGGACAAGGCGCGCCAGCTCGGCATCACCTCTTCCGACATCGCCAGCGCGCTGAACAGCACGGTCGGCGGCGCCACGATCACCCAGGTGCGCGACGCCACCTACCTGATCAATGTCGTGGCACGATCACGCGAGGCCGAGCGCGGCTCGATCGAGACATTGCAAAACATGCAGCTGCCGACCAGCACCGGCGAGGCGATCCCGCTCGCGGCGGTCGCCAACTTCCGCTACGACCTCGAACAGCCGACGGTGTGGCGTCGCGACCGCATCCCGACCATCACGGTGCGCGCCGGCCTGGTCGGCGACGCGTTGCCGGCAACCGTGGTCAACGAACTCAAGCCGTCGGTCGACGCCTTCATCACCAAGCTGCCGCCGGGTTACTCGGTCGAAACGGCGGGCTCGGTCGAGGAAAGCGCCAAGAGCCAGGGACCGATCGCGGCGGTTGTGCCGTTGATGCTGTTCGTGATGGCGACGATCCTGATGGTCCAGTTGCAGAGCTTCCAGCGCCTGTTCCTGGTGGTGGCGGTGGCGCCGCTGGGCCTGATCGGCGTGGTGGCGGCCCTGGTGCCGAGCGGCGCGCCGCTCGGCTTCGTCGCCATCCTCGGCGTCCTGGCGCTGATCGGCATCCTGATCCGCAACTCGGTCATCCTGATCGTGCAGATCGAGGACCTCGTGACCGAGGGCAAGGACCGGTGGACGGCCGTCATCGAAGCCACCGAGCACCGCATGCGGCCGATCGCGCTGACCGCGGCCGCGGCCAGCCTGGCGCTGATCCCTATCGCGCGCGAAGTGTTCTGGGGTCCGATGGCCTACGCCATGATGGGCGGCATCATCGCGGGTACCGCGATCACGCTGCTGTTCCTGCCGGCGCTTTATGTGACGTGGTTCCGCATCAAGGAGCCGAAGCGTGAGCCCGAAGGCAACGGCGTACAAGGGGAAACGGTGCCCGAAGGTGGAGCAGTCTAA
- a CDS encoding ABC transporter permease produces the protein MSAVESQGKAGRGSARAFAILSSIGRFLVIAVTTYLGLLAVTFFIGRVIPIDPVLAVLGDRAPANVVERTRREMGLDLPLIEQFYIYVRSALNGDFGTSVLTTNPVMTDIRRALPATTELATLGTLIGALFGVPLGVLAAVRRGSLIDQVVRVIGLIGYSVPIFWLGLLGLVLFYAKLQWVAFPARLDVVYEYTFTPVTGFYLLDSAMQGQWDVFWDAFRHIILPASLLGYFSLAYISRMTRSFMLNELAQEYVVAARAKGLSERRIIWAHALRNAAVPMVTVIALSYAGLLEGSVLTETVFSWPGIGLYITNSLQNADMNAVLGGTIVIGSVFIGINLLSDLLYRLLDPRTKSA, from the coding sequence ATGAGCGCGGTTGAAAGCCAGGGGAAGGCGGGGCGCGGCAGCGCCCGCGCCTTTGCCATTCTCTCCTCGATCGGCCGGTTCCTGGTCATCGCGGTGACGACCTATCTTGGTCTTCTCGCGGTCACCTTCTTCATCGGCCGCGTCATCCCGATCGACCCGGTGCTGGCCGTGCTCGGCGACCGCGCGCCGGCAAACGTGGTCGAGCGCACGCGCCGCGAGATGGGCCTCGACCTGCCGCTGATCGAACAGTTTTATATCTATGTCAGGAGTGCGCTGAACGGGGATTTCGGCACCTCGGTGCTGACCACCAACCCTGTCATGACCGACATCCGCCGCGCTCTTCCGGCAACGACGGAACTGGCCACGCTCGGAACGCTGATCGGCGCGCTGTTTGGCGTGCCGCTCGGCGTGCTGGCGGCCGTCAGGCGCGGCAGCCTCATTGATCAGGTCGTGCGCGTCATCGGCCTGATCGGCTATTCCGTGCCGATCTTCTGGCTCGGGCTTCTGGGGCTGGTGCTGTTCTACGCCAAGCTGCAATGGGTGGCTTTTCCGGCGCGGCTCGACGTCGTCTACGAATACACCTTCACGCCCGTCACCGGTTTCTACCTGCTCGACTCGGCGATGCAGGGCCAGTGGGATGTCTTTTGGGACGCCTTCCGCCACATCATCCTGCCGGCCTCGCTGCTCGGCTATTTCTCGCTCGCCTATATCAGCCGCATGACGCGCTCGTTCATGCTCAACGAACTTGCTCAGGAATATGTCGTCGCCGCGCGCGCCAAGGGCCTGTCGGAACGCCGCATCATCTGGGCCCACGCGCTGCGCAATGCCGCCGTGCCGATGGTCACCGTGATCGCGCTGTCCTATGCCGGCCTTCTCGAAGGTTCGGTGCTGACCGAGACCGTCTTCTCCTGGCCTGGCATCGGGCTTTACATCACCAACTCGCTGCAGAATGCCGACATGAACGCCGTGCTTGGCGGCACCATCGTCATCGGCTCGGTGTTCATCGGCATCAATCTTTTGTCAGACCTGCTCTATCGTTTGCTCGATCCGAGGACGAAATCCGCATGA
- a CDS encoding ABC transporter ATP-binding protein yields MSALLDVEDLRVTFPTRTGLIEAVRGVSFSLGRERLGIVGESGSGKSQTGRAIMGLTPPQARISAGKLAFDGIDLLGISPRERRALRGNRIAMILQDPKYSLDPVMSIGRQIVETLRTHEKVSKAEARERALAMLEAVQIRDPKRVFDLHPHEVSGGMGQRAMIAMMLIAGPELMIADEPTSALDVTVQLDVLNILDKLVSERGMGLIFISHDLRLVSSFCDRVVVMYAGKVVEQLKASELREAQHPYTRGLLNCMPRIGFERHPLPVLDRKPEWAA; encoded by the coding sequence ATGAGCGCCCTTCTCGACGTCGAGGACCTGCGCGTCACCTTCCCGACCCGCACTGGGCTGATCGAGGCGGTGCGTGGCGTTTCATTCTCGCTTGGCCGCGAACGCCTCGGCATCGTCGGCGAGTCCGGCTCGGGCAAGTCGCAGACGGGCCGCGCCATCATGGGCCTGACGCCGCCGCAGGCCCGGATATCGGCCGGCAAATTGGCCTTCGACGGCATCGACCTGCTCGGCATCTCGCCGCGCGAACGCCGGGCGCTACGAGGCAACCGCATCGCCATGATCCTGCAGGATCCGAAATATTCGCTCGATCCGGTGATGAGCATCGGCCGCCAGATCGTCGAGACGCTGCGCACGCACGAGAAGGTCTCCAAGGCCGAGGCGCGCGAGCGGGCGCTGGCCATGCTGGAGGCCGTACAGATCCGGGATCCCAAGCGCGTTTTCGACCTGCATCCGCACGAAGTCTCCGGCGGCATGGGCCAGCGCGCCATGATCGCCATGATGCTGATTGCGGGACCCGAGCTGATGATCGCCGACGAGCCGACTTCGGCGCTCGACGTCACCGTGCAACTCGACGTGCTCAACATCCTCGATAAGCTGGTCAGCGAGCGCGGCATGGGGCTGATCTTCATCTCGCACGATCTGCGCCTGGTCTCGTCTTTCTGCGACCGCGTCGTCGTGATGTATGCCGGCAAAGTGGTCGAGCAGTTGAAGGCCTCGGAGCTGCGTGAGGCCCAGCATCCCTATACGCGCGGCCTGCTCAATTGCATGCCGCGGATCGGCTTCGAGCGCCATCCCTTGCCGGTGCTCGACCGCAAGCCGGAGTGGGCGGCATGA